A stretch of DNA from Anaerolineae bacterium:
GTCACCGCGGGGACTCCCGCCTCGAGCAACCTCTCCACGAAGTAGCGCACGAACTCGGCGGCGGCGCCGGCCACGTTAAGGTCGGTCATCTCCCGGATGCCCACGGCCATGGCCTCCACTTCCTTGGTAGACATGCCGCCGTAGGTGGCGAAGCCCTCGTAGACCGGCAGCCAGGGCAAGATGCGATCGAAGAGGTCCTTCCGGTTGGTGGCGATGAGGCCACCCCTGGCGGCCGTGCTCTTGCGCCCCGAGAGGTAGAGGAGGTCCACGTAGCCCATCATTTCCTGCAGAATCTGGGAGATGGACTTCTCGGAGTAGCCCTCCTCCCGCTGGCGGATGAAGTAGGCGTTCTCAGAGATGAGGCTGCCATCCAGCACCAGCGGGATCCCATGGGCGGACACCACCTCCTTCACCTCACGCAGATTGCGCATGGAGAAGGGCTGCCCGCCTATCAGATTGGCGGTGGCCTCCATACGGACGAAGGGCACCCTGTCGGCGCCGTGCTGGGCGATGGCGTCCTTGAGCCGCTCGACGTCCACGTTGCCCCGGAAGGGATCAGTGCTAGCGGTATTCAGAGCCTCGTCGGTGTAGATCTCCAGCACCGTCCCCCCGGCCAGCTCGAACTGGGCCTTGGTGGTGGTGAAGTGGTAGTTCATCGGTATCACGTGGCCCGGTTGGATGAAGGCCTTGGCCAGCAGGTGCTCCGCCGCCCGGCCCTGGTGCACGGGCATGGTGTGCTGGAAGCCCAGCACCTCCCTCACGGCGTCTGCCAGGCGATAGAAACTCTCTGACCCGGCGTAGGCGTCGTCCGCCACCATCATAGCCGCCAACTGGTTGTCGCTCATGGCGTTGGTGCCGCTGTCGGTCAGCATGTCCAGAAAGACATCCCGGCTGCGCAGGAGGAAGGTGTTGTAGCCCGCTTCCTCCAGGGCCCTGAGCCGTCGAGCTACGGGCACGAGGCTCGTCTTCTGGACGATGCGGACCTTGTGCATCTCTACGGGGATCTCTCTGCCACTGGACAACCGCACGTACATGCTCGCGCTCCTATAGCGATGCGCCAACTGCACGCCAAGACACCGGGTGCCGGCGGGCTCGTGTGCATCGGGGTTGCCTACTTGGCAAGCAGGCAACAAGGGCGTGGTGGGCACGCCCTTGTACCGGTCAGCATAGCACAAGGTGAAGAACACGGGAAGCCAGCGGGCGCTGAGGGACCGGGATCGCGTTTCAGGCTAAGGCGCGACGCCGCCCAGTAAAGCGTGAGCACCTCTTGGCCCCTTTGCGCCTTCGCGTCTTTGCGTGAGGCTCTGGCGTACCTAGTGCGAACTCGAGTTGGCAGAGCGCAGGCAACCAGAAGGCCGGCGGGGACTGACCCCGCCGGCCTGAAGATGATGTCAGGAAAAGGGCTACCGGGCGTAGTCCACGGCCCTGGTCTCGCGAATGATGGTGACCTTGATCTGCCCGGGGTACTGGAGGTTCTCCTCCACGCTCCGGGCGACGTCCTTGGCCAGCTCGATGGCAGCCAGGTCGTCCACTTCCTCGGGCTTGACCACGATGCGTACCTCGCGCCCCGCCTGGATGGCGTAGGACTGAGCCACCCCCTTGAAGGAGTTGGCCAGGTCCTCCAGCGCTCGTACGCGCTTGATGTAGGTCTCCAGTGCCTCCCGGCGCGCTCCCGGCCGGGCGCCGCTGATGGCGTCCGCTGCCTCCACCAGGATGGCCTCCAGACACTGGGGCTCTTCTTCCCCGTGGTGGGCCAGGATGCAGTTGAGCACCAGAGGGGGCATGTTGAAGCGACGCGCAATGTCCCCACCGATGGCGGCGTGGGGCCCGTCCACCTCGTGGTCGGTGGCTTTGCCGATGTCGTGTAGCAGTCCGCCCAGCTTGGCCAACTGCACGTCGGCACCCAGCTCCCCGGCCATCATTCCGGCCAGCAGCGCCGTCTCCACCGAGTGGTTGAGCACGTTCTGGCCGTAGCTGGTGCGGAACCGCAGCCGGCCC
This window harbors:
- a CDS encoding tryptophanase yields the protein MYVRLSSGREIPVEMHKVRIVQKTSLVPVARRLRALEEAGYNTFLLRSRDVFLDMLTDSGTNAMSDNQLAAMMVADDAYAGSESFYRLADAVREVLGFQHTMPVHQGRAAEHLLAKAFIQPGHVIPMNYHFTTTKAQFELAGGTVLEIYTDEALNTASTDPFRGNVDVERLKDAIAQHGADRVPFVRMEATANLIGGQPFSMRNLREVKEVVSAHGIPLVLDGSLISENAYFIRQREEGYSEKSISQILQEMMGYVDLLYLSGRKSTAARGGLIATNRKDLFDRILPWLPVYEGFATYGGMSTKEVEAMAVGIREMTDLNVAGAAAEFVRYFVERLLEAGVPAVTPPGGLAAHVDARRFLPHVPQHEYPAGALAAAIYLASGVRSMERGTISMDRDDQGNDVTSDLELARLAVPRRVYTMSHIEYAVDRLAWLHEHRHLVRGLRFVQEPPVLRFFFGRLEPLGDWGTGLVRAFEADLGPM